Part of the candidate division KSB1 bacterium genome is shown below.
AAAAATCTCTGGTTAACTGGGATCAATATGGATGGCACTGGGCCCATTTCCTGGGTGGCTCAGATTGTAAACACATCAGGAAAAACCATCACCTTTGAGGGATGTATTATAGAATTTCCCTATACCTGGTGGGCCACATTCGCTGATTGGGGACGTAATGTATATAGAATTACCAATTGTATTTTTAAGAATATTGGTAACCCCACAGGCGTAACATGGAATGGTGCAATTTTTAATCCTCCAGCAATTGATTCAGCATTTATACGAAATACAACATTTTTCAATTTCGGCTGTTTCGCGGTCACTGGAGGACCAGGTACTTTTTACACGGAGGTTGATCACTGCACTTTCGTAAACTCTATGGTTCATCCGATTGAAAGTCACAACCATGTGATCAAAAAATTCACCAATAATCTCTTCGTCAACTGCCATGCTTTTAGCGATGATTATGATGAAATCAAACGTCACTTTGACCAGGAAGTAAAGGGTTTGATGAATTATGCTGAAATCCAATGGGATCCTCAGCGCCTTGACTCCCTTTTTGGACCCAAAGGTATATACGGTAAAAAATATGATCCCAATGGAGACGGCAAATTGACCGAAGACGAGCTAGTTTGGGTGCTAAAGAACAACGCTTGGTGGTACACTCAACCGATCAAAGATTATTGGGCGCAGTTCAGTGGCACAGTTGTTCCCAATCCCTGGATGAACAATTATAATAAAGCCATGTTTGAGAATCAGTCGGGTCCGTGGGAATGGACGGTTAAGAGTTATATTAGAGATACTGCGAAAGTGATCATTGATTCCACTTATATAACTATGAAACATCAACCATTCAGATTCTTCAAAGAAGAGAACACCATGAATGTGGATCCTGGGATCAAAGATATGAATGGGTGTGATGTGCTGCTGGCTCAAAACTGCATCAACATTCGAACTTCATGGGCTGGCGGAACGGTGACTAATCCGGTGAAGTGGCACAATGTAGCCGATTATTTGGAATTCACCTGGCCGTTAGATTTTGATCTGTCTTACACTAACGAAACACTGAAGACCGCTGGCACCGATGGCAAACCCGTGGGCTCGCTGCAATGGTGGCCCGGCATTGAATATGTTCCATCAGAAGTAGCTACCAAACCCACTACCCCACCAGCAGATTTCACCTTAAGCCAGAACTATCCGAACCCATTCAACCCAACAACTGCCATCACTTATTCATTGAATAAGAAAGCGAATGTGGAGTTGAAAGTTTACAATGTATTGGGCTCTGAAGTAGCCACTCTGGTAAATGAGATGAAAAACGCTGGAACCTATACGATCCAGTTCGATGCGAGCAACCTAACCAGTGGAGTTTACTTCTATCAACTTAAGTCTGGTGATAAAACTATCACCCGAAAGATGATGCTGATGAAGTAGTCTGCATCCAGCAGCCCCAAACAAGATAGCTCGCCCTTTGAAATAAGGCCCTTTGCTGGTTCTCAGCAGAGGGCTTTATTTCAATGACAAAACAATTTTTAGCTGAAAGAAATTTACAATGAACCAATCTCCGAAATGCACTTGCACAATCGTTGTGATGAT
Proteins encoded:
- a CDS encoding T9SS type A sorting domain-containing protein, with the translated sequence MKKLLLLSAVLMLVISNQLVFSQTQSKGDTLIIGPLNSEGQPIGALNEAIKKDVDASGNRLHKVYKLERNAQYILTDVIQADFPLVIVADKPDPANRPPVIRCGLKADGSTVNNWWNLYNHATFKNLWLTGINMDGTGPISWVAQIVNTSGKTITFEGCIIEFPYTWWATFADWGRNVYRITNCIFKNIGNPTGVTWNGAIFNPPAIDSAFIRNTTFFNFGCFAVTGGPGTFYTEVDHCTFVNSMVHPIESHNHVIKKFTNNLFVNCHAFSDDYDEIKRHFDQEVKGLMNYAEIQWDPQRLDSLFGPKGIYGKKYDPNGDGKLTEDELVWVLKNNAWWYTQPIKDYWAQFSGTVVPNPWMNNYNKAMFENQSGPWEWTVKSYIRDTAKVIIDSTYITMKHQPFRFFKEENTMNVDPGIKDMNGCDVLLAQNCINIRTSWAGGTVTNPVKWHNVADYLEFTWPLDFDLSYTNETLKTAGTDGKPVGSLQWWPGIEYVPSEVATKPTTPPADFTLSQNYPNPFNPTTAITYSLNKKANVELKVYNVLGSEVATLVNEMKNAGTYTIQFDASNLTSGVYFYQLKSGDKTITRKMMLMK